Proteins from one Muntiacus reevesi chromosome X, mMunRee1.1, whole genome shotgun sequence genomic window:
- the LOC136154759 gene encoding extracellular matrix protein 2-like, whose protein sequence is MAAACLQGGGPQTPYLDHSPSLEGPCQTRADPEEVDTASSLGAQTGPQPWVHPMATGPGTPERVMPSLPASCLLAQAAITCGNVKMKRVPVLSDPGLTTLYLAENEIAKIPAHTFLGLPNLEWLDLSKNKLDALGLHPHAFKNLTRLKQLNLDGNSLSTVPTLPTSLQELKLNDNCLQGLEHSSFRGLSQLLTLEVEGNRLHDGNISPLAFQPLRSLLYLRLDWNQLRTILPSLPASLQELHLGTNIIEEVKEGTLNHSCSLSVLVLSNNRLQEDRLAPHAWIDLPKLEALDLSYNRLVHVPSFLPRGLRHLMLHHNRIERIPGYVFAHMKPSLETLHLAHNNLREDGIHGVSFLGLQASLAELLLDHNRLQTIPRGLLGLQALQVLRLSHNKIKYVPLNSICDTPVAQDSDLISTHLENNLIDRRRIPPTAFSCIRAYHSVVLEPQQREGKSA, encoded by the exons ATGGCTGCGGCCTGCCTCCAAGGAGGGGGCCCCCAGACCCCCTACCTGGACCACAGCCCCTCGCTGGAAGGTCCTTGCCAGACCCGGGCTGACCCAGAGGAAGTCGACACAGCCAGCAGCCTGGGAGCACAAACAGGGCCACAACCATGGGTCCACCCCATGGCCACAG GCCCAGGCACTCCAGAGCGGGTCATGCCTTCCCTGccagcctcctgcctcctggCCCAGGCGGCCATCACCTGCGGCAACGTCAAGATGAAACGTGTCCCTGTCCTGTCCGACCCCGGCCTGACCACGCTTTATCTGGCAG AGAACGAAATTGCCAAGATCCCAGCCCACACGTTCCTGGGACTACCCAATCTGGAGTGGCTCGACTTGAGCAAGAATAAGCTGGATGCCCTTGGCCTGCACCCCCACGCCTTCAAG AATCTGACACGGCTGAAGCAGCTGAACCTGGATGGGAACTCGCTGTCCACAGTGCCAACCTTGCCCACCTCGTTGCAGGAGCTCAAACTCAATGACAACTGTCTTCAGGGCCTGGAGCACAGCAGCTTCCGGG GTCTCAGCCAGCTGCTGACACTGGAGGTAGAAGGGAACCGGCTACATGACGGAAACATCTCCCCCTTGGCCTTCCAGCCCTTGCGCAGCCTGCTGTACCTGAGGCTGGACTGGAACCAGCTTCGAACCATCctgcccagcctgccagcctccctgcAG GAGCTGCACTTGGGCACAAACATCATCGAGGAGGTGAAAGAGGGCACACTGAACCACAGCTGCAGCCTCAGTGTGCTGGTTCTCAGCAACAACCGGCTCCAGGAGGACCGACTGGCACCCCATGCTTGGATAGATCTTCC GAAGCTGGAGGCCCTCGACCTGTCCTACAACCGGCTGGTGCACGTGCCCTCCTTCCTGCCCCGGGGCCTCCGTCACCTGATGCTGCACCACAACCGCATCGAGCGCATCCCCGGCTACGTGTTTGCGCACATGAAGCCCAGCCTCGAGACCCTGCACCTGGCCCACAACAACCTGCGCGAGGATGGCATCCATGGCGTGTCCTTCCTGGGCCTGCAGGCCTCCCTGGCCGAGCTGCTCCTGGACCACAACCGGCTGCAGACCATCCCAAGGGGTCTCCTGGGCCTCCAAGCACTGCAGGTGCTACGTCTGAGCCACAACAAGAT CAAATACGTGCCCCTGAATTCCATCTGTGACACACCTGTGGCCCAGGACTCCGACCTCATCTCCACGCACCTGGAGAACAACCTTATTGACCGGCGCCGCATCCCACCCACTGCCTTCTCCTGCATCCGGGCCTACCATAGTGTGGTCCTCGAGCCCCAGCAAAGGGAGGGGAAGTCTGCCTAG